A single genomic interval of Alistipes sp. ZOR0009 harbors:
- a CDS encoding MFS transporter: MKTKPRLSFWQIWNLSFGFLGVQAGFALQNANVSRILSNFGADLHHLSFFWLLAPIMGLIIQPWVGAASDRTWNRLGRRKPFIFGGAIAAAIGMFLMPNANWLIHIIPPIAFGALMLALMDASFNVTFQPFRSLVADMTPDSQTNIGYSVQTLLINLGAIIGSLLPYILTNVIGIENTAEPGHVPPSVIWSFYIGGAILLVSVLWTVFRTKEYAPKEFAEYQGKSLEEEKVSEKISFWKTLASMPLVMRQLAVVQFFSWFALFIMWVYTTPAVAQHIWGTAIGDSSSSAYNDAANWVGVLFGLYSVFAAVFAIFMNKIADSLGRKKTYAFALIMGALGFLSIYLFKGEYALILSMVGIGIAWAAILAMPYAILSRSLPAGRTGVYMGIFNITVVVPQIISGLLTGPLLKYLFNDRAIYMIILAGISMLIASLFVFVVKDQKTTA; the protein is encoded by the coding sequence ATGAAGACGAAACCAAGACTGTCTTTTTGGCAAATTTGGAACCTAAGCTTTGGATTCTTAGGAGTTCAGGCTGGTTTTGCATTACAAAACGCAAACGTATCGCGCATACTCTCCAACTTTGGAGCAGACCTTCATCACCTCTCCTTTTTTTGGCTATTGGCTCCCATTATGGGGCTAATAATACAACCATGGGTTGGGGCCGCTAGCGATAGAACGTGGAATCGTTTAGGACGAAGAAAGCCTTTCATTTTTGGAGGCGCAATTGCTGCTGCCATAGGAATGTTTCTTATGCCAAATGCCAACTGGCTAATCCATATTATCCCACCAATTGCATTTGGTGCTCTAATGCTCGCACTGATGGATGCTTCGTTCAACGTAACCTTCCAGCCATTCAGATCATTAGTTGCTGATATGACGCCAGATAGCCAAACCAATATTGGTTACTCAGTCCAAACTCTTCTTATTAACCTTGGAGCAATAATAGGCTCACTTCTACCATATATTCTCACCAATGTTATTGGAATAGAAAATACAGCCGAACCTGGGCATGTTCCACCTTCTGTTATTTGGTCATTCTATATTGGAGGTGCAATTCTACTCGTATCTGTACTTTGGACCGTTTTCAGGACGAAGGAGTATGCCCCCAAAGAGTTCGCAGAATATCAAGGAAAATCACTGGAAGAAGAAAAAGTTTCGGAAAAAATCAGCTTCTGGAAAACGCTAGCAAGCATGCCTCTAGTCATGCGTCAGCTCGCCGTTGTTCAATTTTTCTCATGGTTTGCCCTCTTTATTATGTGGGTCTACACCACTCCTGCCGTAGCACAGCACATTTGGGGAACAGCGATCGGAGACTCTTCATCAAGTGCATACAACGATGCAGCAAACTGGGTAGGCGTACTATTTGGCCTTTACAGCGTTTTTGCAGCCGTATTTGCCATATTTATGAATAAGATTGCAGATAGCTTAGGCCGAAAAAAAACCTACGCATTTGCATTAATAATGGGAGCTTTAGGATTTCTTTCGATATACCTATTTAAGGGTGAGTACGCGCTGATTCTATCTATGGTCGGAATCGGAATTGCATGGGCTGCCATACTAGCCATGCCTTATGCCATTTTATCACGCTCGCTACCAGCCGGTAGAACTGGCGTTTATATGGGAATCTTTAATATTACCGTAGTAGTGCCTCAAATTATCAGCGGACTACTTACCGGACCTTTACTAAAATACCTTTTCAACGACCGTGCTATCTATATGATAATCCTTGCAGGCATTTCGATGCTCATTGCAAGCTTATTTGTATTCGTTGTAAAGGATCAAAAAACTACGGCCTAA
- a CDS encoding RagB/SusD family nutrient uptake outer membrane protein, which produces MNTIKSKYFIPGALLVMMGFSSCVNDLDTIPLDKDELVSEVVFGNTQSAYDQSLAKIYAGMAIGGNSGGDADQDVAGIDGGSQASFLRVLWNMQELSSDMAHCAWNDVGIPEFNHITWSSSSPWIKGSYYRLFYQINVANAFLRETSDDKLNSRGCSDELKATIKTYRAEARFLRAMTYEYALDLYRNVPFVDENSPIGSILPKQIKAADLFVWIEKELVACEKDLRDPVVGFNSNYGHANKAAAWALLSRLYLNAKTYVGVDKYTESITYSKKVIEVGYALEPVYGDMFKADNHLSKEMIFPIRYDGDQTMTWGGMTAFLCWGAAATQEETNAKGAWQGVRAKSSLYRLFTKEDASASDSRMAMLRVEHTTNIEIDDENTFKNNGIPVTKFYNVNKDKSLPASKEAYVDFPLFRLGEIYLNYAEAVLRGGQGGSRAIALGYVNDLRKRAYTDKFAAPIGDSQFDLNFIIDERGRELFFEAQRRTDLVRFGLYTSADYLWPWKGGVKNGKAVESYFKVFPIPSDDMGTNTNLTQNEGYN; this is translated from the coding sequence ATGAATACTATAAAATCTAAATATTTTATTCCTGGTGCATTACTTGTAATGATGGGATTTTCTTCTTGCGTGAACGATCTCGATACAATTCCGCTTGATAAAGACGAACTAGTTTCTGAAGTTGTTTTCGGTAATACGCAGAGTGCGTACGATCAAAGTCTTGCTAAAATATATGCAGGCATGGCAATAGGAGGAAACAGTGGCGGAGATGCAGATCAAGATGTAGCAGGAATTGATGGTGGTAGCCAAGCATCGTTTTTACGTGTGCTTTGGAATATGCAGGAACTGTCATCTGATATGGCGCATTGTGCATGGAACGATGTTGGAATTCCTGAGTTTAATCATATAACATGGAGTTCTTCTAGCCCTTGGATTAAGGGATCTTATTATCGTCTTTTCTATCAAATCAATGTTGCTAACGCTTTTCTTCGAGAAACAAGCGACGATAAGTTGAACTCTAGAGGTTGTAGTGATGAACTTAAAGCTACAATTAAAACGTATAGGGCTGAAGCTCGTTTTCTTCGTGCAATGACTTATGAGTATGCATTAGATCTGTACCGTAACGTTCCTTTTGTGGATGAAAATAGTCCTATTGGGAGTATTCTTCCTAAGCAAATTAAGGCGGCTGATCTTTTTGTATGGATAGAAAAGGAGCTGGTTGCTTGCGAAAAAGATCTTCGTGATCCAGTAGTTGGTTTTAACTCAAACTACGGGCATGCTAATAAGGCTGCTGCTTGGGCTTTGCTATCTCGCTTATACTTAAATGCAAAAACCTATGTAGGTGTTGATAAGTATACAGAAAGTATTACCTATTCAAAGAAAGTAATTGAGGTAGGTTATGCTCTAGAGCCAGTTTATGGCGATATGTTTAAGGCCGACAACCATCTTTCGAAGGAGATGATTTTCCCTATTCGTTACGATGGTGATCAAACGATGACTTGGGGGGGGATGACAGCCTTCTTATGTTGGGGTGCTGCTGCTACCCAAGAAGAAACCAATGCAAAAGGTGCTTGGCAAGGGGTACGCGCAAAGTCGTCATTATACCGTTTGTTTACAAAAGAGGATGCGAGCGCATCTGACTCTCGTATGGCAATGCTTCGCGTAGAGCATACAACTAACATTGAAATAGACGATGAGAATACCTTCAAGAATAATGGTATTCCTGTAACTAAATTCTATAATGTAAATAAGGATAAGTCACTACCTGCTTCAAAAGAAGCTTACGTTGACTTTCCGCTGTTCCGTCTAGGTGAGATCTACTTAAACTATGCTGAGGCTGTACTAAGAGGTGGACAAGGTGGTAGTAGAGCAATTGCTCTTGGATACGTAAATGATCTTCGTAAAAGAGCGTATACCGATAAGTTTGCCGCTCCTATTGGAGACTCTCAGTTTGATTTGAATTTTATTATAGACGAGCGTGGCCGTGAGTTGTTTTTCGAAGCTCAGCGTCGTACTGATTTGGTTCGTTTTGGTCTATACACTTCTGCAGACTATCTATGGCCTTGGAAGGGTGGAGTTAAAAACGGGAAAGCCGTAGAGTCTTATTTTAAGGTATTCCCAATTCCTTCTGACGACATGGGTACAAATACCAATTTGACTCAAAACGAAGGGTACAATTAA
- a CDS encoding SusC/RagA family TonB-linked outer membrane protein, with product MELPISALRKTLMTLLVVSLFTVSALAQTVKVTGKVTDSKTGEGLPGVSVIVKGTQNGTATDINGAYSINAPKGASLEFSFVGYTTTTAKAEGATLNIRLVEASKTIDEVVVIGYGKVKKNDVTGSVTAISADKMVKGAASSASDMLVGKVAGVSVITDGGAPGAGATIRVRGGSSMSASNDPLIVIDGVPVDNGGISGMANPLATVHPNDIETFTVLKDASATAIYGSRASNGVIIITTKKGQSGKVKVDYSGNFSISTKSNTVDVMSADKFRSFVVEKFGANSLQAKALGAENTDWQDQIFRTAYSTDHNVSLSGSIPQMPYRVSVAYTNDNGILRTSNMERVTGAVSLSPSFFNKMLNIQVNAKGVYNTNRFADKGAIGLATQFDPTQPIRVDNSKYGNGFFMYLKKDGTPIDIGLTNPVSMLEQKHDESTVYRSIGNIQADYKFHFLPELRANLNMGYDVSKSKGDIIIDDNAPMTWTSGNFKTGFGENSHYSQSKRNTLLDFYFNYANTFGIHNVDVMAGYSWQHFYNSTDNTYPYSAAMAEAKGKEVYKLGDDYKSESYLVSFFGRLNYTLLSKYLLTVTVRNDGSSRFNPDNRWGLFPSAALAWKLNEESFLKDVSVLSDLKLRLGYGITGQQNLGNGDYPYMARYMYSKAGANYYFGDTKYPLIAPLAFDENLKWEETTTYNVGVDYGFLKGRVSGTLDVYFRKTDNLLNTVTAPAGTNFSNQLLTNVGTLENKGVEFTVNANAINSKELNWTIGYNISYNKNKITKMTRNDDPNYVGVIHGGIDGATGTNVMIHSVGKPFNSFYVFEQLYSKDGKAIEGAYVDQNGDNKIDDKDLIAFKKSAPDVYMGITSQLSYKNWDLGFAVRASIGNYVYNNVQSNREAYSGANMYDQTGFLKNRLNSASSTNFKNVQYRSSYYVQNGSFVRMDNITLGYNFTKLFNDKQRARIYATVQNPFIITKYSGLDPEISGSGLDNNIYPRPRVFLLGINLNF from the coding sequence ATGGAACTACCCATTTCTGCATTAAGGAAAACCCTTATGACCTTACTGGTAGTTTCCCTATTTACCGTAAGTGCTCTAGCACAAACTGTAAAGGTAACGGGAAAAGTAACGGACAGTAAAACTGGAGAAGGTCTTCCAGGGGTAAGTGTGATAGTAAAAGGTACCCAAAATGGTACCGCGACAGACATTAATGGGGCTTACTCTATTAATGCGCCTAAAGGTGCTTCTTTAGAATTTTCATTTGTAGGTTATACAACTACAACAGCAAAGGCTGAGGGAGCAACGTTGAATATTCGGTTGGTGGAGGCCTCTAAGACAATCGATGAGGTTGTGGTGATTGGTTATGGAAAGGTAAAGAAAAATGATGTTACAGGATCGGTAACGGCAATTAGTGCTGACAAGATGGTTAAAGGGGCTGCTAGTTCTGCTTCTGACATGCTTGTAGGTAAGGTTGCTGGTGTAAGTGTTATTACAGATGGAGGTGCTCCTGGTGCGGGAGCAACCATTCGTGTTCGTGGAGGTTCTTCTATGTCTGCAAGTAATGACCCATTAATTGTTATTGATGGTGTTCCTGTTGATAATGGAGGAATTAGCGGGATGGCAAACCCATTGGCTACAGTGCATCCTAACGATATCGAAACATTTACAGTATTAAAGGATGCTTCTGCAACTGCTATTTATGGATCTAGAGCATCTAATGGTGTAATTATTATCACAACTAAAAAAGGGCAAAGTGGAAAAGTAAAGGTAGATTATAGTGGAAATTTTTCAATTAGTACAAAGTCGAATACGGTAGATGTTATGAGCGCTGATAAATTTCGATCATTTGTTGTAGAAAAATTTGGTGCGAATAGTCTTCAAGCAAAAGCGCTAGGTGCTGAGAATACAGATTGGCAAGATCAAATATTCCGTACTGCTTATAGTACTGATCATAATGTTAGCCTTTCTGGATCGATTCCTCAAATGCCTTATAGAGTTTCAGTTGCCTATACCAATGATAATGGTATTCTTAGAACGTCTAATATGGAGCGTGTGACCGGAGCAGTAAGTTTAAGTCCTAGCTTTTTTAACAAGATGCTTAATATTCAAGTAAACGCTAAGGGAGTTTACAACACGAATCGTTTTGCAGATAAAGGTGCTATTGGACTTGCAACTCAATTTGATCCAACACAGCCTATTCGTGTGGATAACAGCAAATATGGTAATGGCTTTTTTATGTATCTGAAAAAGGATGGAACTCCAATTGATATTGGTTTAACAAATCCAGTTTCCATGCTTGAGCAGAAGCACGATGAATCAACTGTTTATAGAAGTATTGGAAATATACAGGCTGACTATAAGTTCCACTTTCTTCCAGAATTGAGAGCTAATCTTAATATGGGATACGATGTGTCAAAGAGTAAAGGCGATATTATTATTGATGATAATGCACCAATGACTTGGACATCTGGTAATTTTAAAACAGGATTTGGAGAGAATAGTCATTATTCTCAGTCGAAGCGCAATACGCTACTCGATTTCTACTTTAACTATGCTAACACGTTCGGGATACATAATGTAGATGTAATGGCAGGCTATTCTTGGCAGCATTTCTACAATTCAACAGATAATACCTACCCATATTCTGCAGCTATGGCTGAAGCAAAAGGTAAAGAGGTTTACAAGTTGGGTGATGATTATAAGAGTGAAAGTTACCTTGTTTCTTTCTTTGGACGCCTAAATTACACATTGTTAAGTAAATATCTTTTGACAGTTACGGTTCGTAATGATGGTTCTTCTCGCTTTAACCCAGATAATAGATGGGGTTTGTTTCCTTCAGCAGCTTTAGCTTGGAAACTTAATGAAGAATCGTTCCTTAAAGATGTATCAGTTCTATCAGATCTAAAGTTGCGTTTAGGTTATGGTATTACAGGTCAACAAAACTTAGGTAATGGAGACTATCCATATATGGCTCGTTATATGTACTCTAAAGCTGGTGCAAACTACTATTTTGGAGATACAAAATATCCATTAATAGCTCCATTGGCTTTTGATGAAAATCTTAAATGGGAAGAAACTACAACCTATAACGTAGGAGTGGATTATGGCTTTTTGAAGGGACGTGTTTCTGGTACTCTGGATGTATATTTCCGTAAAACGGACAATCTTTTAAATACAGTAACAGCTCCTGCTGGAACAAACTTTAGTAATCAACTGCTAACAAATGTTGGTACACTAGAAAATAAAGGTGTCGAATTTACTGTGAATGCGAATGCCATTAACTCGAAGGAGTTGAACTGGACTATCGGTTATAATATATCTTATAACAAAAACAAAATTACAAAGATGACTAGAAATGATGACCCTAATTATGTGGGGGTTATTCATGGCGGAATCGATGGTGCAACAGGCACGAATGTAATGATTCACTCAGTAGGAAAGCCCTTCAATTCGTTCTATGTATTTGAACAACTCTATTCAAAAGATGGAAAAGCAATAGAAGGTGCTTATGTAGACCAGAATGGTGATAATAAGATTGATGATAAAGACCTTATTGCCTTTAAGAAATCTGCTCCAGATGTTTACATGGGGATAACATCTCAGTTGTCTTACAAAAACTGGGATCTCGGATTTGCTGTGCGAGCAAGCATTGGAAATTATGTTTACAATAATGTTCAGTCAAATCGTGAAGCTTATTCAGGTGCTAATATGTACGATCAAACAGGTTTCCTAAAGAACCGTCTCAACTCAGCATCATCAACTAACTTTAAAAATGTTCAGTATCGTTCGAGCTATTATGTTCAAAATGGCTCTTTTGTAAGGATGGATAATATCACATTGGGCTATAACTTTACAAAGTTATTTAATGATAAGCAACGTGCGCGTATCTACGCTACGGTTCAAAATCCATTCATCATTACTAAATATAGCGGATTAGATCCTGAAATCAGTGGTAGCGGTCTTGATAATAACATTTATCCACGTCCTCGTGTATTCCTACTTGGGATTAATCTTAACTTCTAA
- a CDS encoding family 65 glycosyl hydrolase domain-containing protein, with product MKKYKVDEWKIVEEGFDPHRVEGSESIFSIGNGMMGQRANFEEDYTGESLRGSYIAGVYYPDKTRVGWWKNGYPEYFAKVLNSANFVGIRVKVDGESINLDKNKIVSFSRVLDMQHGLLQRNFVVELTNGNKIEVIAERFMSMARPEVAAISYSIRPLNSDVKVEIEAYIDGDVVNQDSNYNEKFWDEVSKGTTTKGGFLTMKTKKLDFNVCWNMEVCYSINEKSTNTKLVSAEHEKYVSNATEVAVAKEETLTIHKYVAVTSTLNHDLDKLVENSSEILSKAVAAKYATLKSEHTSKWLEKWQHADIIIEGDAEAQQGIRFCTFQLFQTYTGDDARLNIGPKGFTGEKYGGSTYWDTEAYCLPFYMATAGEHVAEQLLIYRYRQLDRAIENAAKLGFNNGAALYPMVTMNGEECHNEWEITFEEIHRNGAIAYGIYRYIGYTGDKSYLAKYGLEVLIGIARFWSQRVNWSEKRQKYVMLGVTGPNEYENNVNNNWYTNYIATWTMKYAAECIAYVKETDANKWAEIQEKISFNEASELSKWADIVEKIHLPYDEKLGIILQQDGFMDKEQILVKDLDPSQRPLNQKWSWDRILRSVYIKQADVLQGIYFFEEDFDMETIAKNFDFYEQRTVHESSLSPCVHSILACKIGDMERAMKMYLRTARLDLDDYNKEVNEGLHITSMAGSWMSVVEGFGGLRIKEDTLYFNPFIPQNWKSLSFKTIFRGRTIKAKFEGSKTTLTNESNEQLTVLVRDAKVTIPANGTVEV from the coding sequence ATGAAAAAATATAAAGTTGACGAGTGGAAAATTGTAGAAGAAGGTTTTGATCCACATAGGGTTGAAGGTTCTGAAAGCATTTTCAGCATTGGCAACGGAATGATGGGCCAACGGGCCAATTTCGAGGAAGATTACACAGGCGAATCGCTTAGAGGAAGCTACATCGCGGGGGTCTACTATCCAGACAAAACCCGCGTGGGTTGGTGGAAAAATGGATATCCAGAGTATTTTGCAAAGGTACTTAACTCTGCCAACTTCGTCGGTATTCGTGTAAAAGTTGATGGAGAGAGCATTAACTTAGACAAGAACAAGATTGTTAGCTTTAGCCGAGTTCTTGACATGCAGCATGGTTTGCTTCAACGTAATTTTGTAGTCGAACTTACAAATGGAAATAAGATAGAGGTTATTGCAGAACGCTTTATGAGCATGGCTCGTCCCGAAGTGGCTGCAATATCTTACTCTATTCGTCCTTTGAATTCTGATGTCAAAGTAGAAATTGAGGCCTACATCGATGGTGATGTTGTCAACCAAGATTCGAACTACAACGAAAAGTTTTGGGACGAAGTTTCGAAAGGAACCACAACAAAAGGTGGCTTTTTGACAATGAAAACCAAAAAGTTGGACTTTAACGTATGCTGGAACATGGAGGTTTGCTACAGCATCAACGAAAAGAGTACCAACACAAAACTTGTTTCTGCTGAGCACGAAAAATACGTGTCTAACGCCACAGAGGTTGCTGTAGCAAAAGAAGAGACGCTAACTATTCACAAGTATGTTGCCGTAACCTCTACGCTTAACCACGATCTTGACAAGCTGGTTGAAAACTCATCTGAAATTCTAAGTAAAGCTGTTGCCGCTAAATATGCCACTCTAAAAAGCGAGCATACCAGCAAGTGGCTCGAAAAATGGCAGCATGCAGATATTATCATAGAAGGCGATGCGGAAGCTCAGCAAGGAATTCGCTTTTGCACCTTCCAGCTATTCCAAACTTACACCGGTGATGATGCCCGTTTAAATATTGGCCCCAAAGGGTTTACTGGTGAAAAATATGGTGGATCAACTTATTGGGATACCGAAGCTTACTGTCTTCCTTTCTATATGGCAACCGCAGGAGAGCACGTGGCAGAACAACTCCTCATCTATCGCTATCGCCAACTAGACAGAGCAATAGAAAATGCTGCTAAACTCGGATTTAACAACGGAGCAGCGTTATATCCAATGGTAACCATGAATGGAGAAGAGTGCCATAACGAGTGGGAAATTACCTTCGAGGAAATTCACCGTAATGGCGCCATCGCATACGGTATCTACCGATACATCGGCTACACTGGCGATAAAAGTTACTTAGCAAAATATGGACTAGAAGTACTTATCGGGATCGCCCGATTCTGGTCTCAGCGTGTAAATTGGTCGGAAAAGCGCCAAAAATACGTTATGCTCGGAGTTACCGGACCAAACGAATACGAAAATAACGTAAACAACAACTGGTACACCAACTATATTGCAACCTGGACTATGAAGTATGCTGCAGAATGCATTGCATACGTTAAGGAAACAGATGCGAATAAATGGGCTGAAATCCAAGAAAAAATTTCGTTTAACGAAGCCTCCGAGCTTTCTAAATGGGCGGATATTGTTGAAAAAATCCATCTGCCATACGATGAAAAGTTGGGCATTATTCTACAGCAAGATGGATTCATGGACAAGGAGCAGATTCTCGTTAAAGATTTAGATCCAAGTCAGCGTCCTTTAAACCAAAAATGGAGCTGGGATCGCATCCTGCGCTCAGTTTACATCAAGCAAGCAGACGTTCTTCAAGGAATTTACTTCTTCGAAGAAGATTTTGATATGGAAACCATTGCCAAAAACTTTGACTTCTACGAACAACGCACGGTGCATGAATCTTCGCTATCACCATGCGTACACTCCATCCTTGCTTGTAAAATAGGAGACATGGAGCGTGCCATGAAGATGTACCTACGTACGGCACGTTTAGATCTCGACGATTACAACAAGGAGGTTAATGAGGGGCTTCACATTACCTCAATGGCAGGGAGCTGGATGTCTGTTGTTGAAGGATTTGGAGGACTTCGTATCAAGGAAGACACCTTATACTTTAATCCATTTATCCCTCAAAACTGGAAGAGCCTTTCGTTTAAGACAATCTTCCGTGGACGTACCATCAAGGCCAAATTCGAAGGAAGCAAAACCACTCTTACCAACGAAAGCAACGAGCAGCTTACAGTGCTTGTAAGGGATGCAAAAGTGACCATTCCGGCCAACGGAACCGTAGAGGTTTAA
- a CDS encoding LacI family DNA-binding transcriptional regulator produces the protein MKSNRVTIKDIARELGLSASTVSRALKDHPDISIETKKAVVELSQKLKYKPNMMALSLKNSKSNVVGVIIPELVHYFFSSVIAGIQEVADKHKIRVIVQQSNESYIKEGEALDAFADGWIDGLIISISKETSSYEHLDELELDGIPIVFFDRPIERENVDCVVFDDFKGAYDAVEYLIKQGRQSIAHFAGPASTHVGRERLKGYKKALENNGIAFNENLLLHADSFEKGFSGVETLISQNIPFDAIFTCNDYTAIGVLKALKKEGLSVPNQVAVVGFGDEDVSKMLDQPLTTVRQPGKEMGRVAMQTLLDKIGKKSTQEREHKLEANIVVRETA, from the coding sequence ATGAAAAGCAACCGAGTAACCATAAAGGATATCGCAAGAGAGCTAGGCTTATCTGCGTCAACTGTATCCAGAGCGCTAAAAGACCATCCAGACATTAGCATCGAAACAAAGAAGGCGGTTGTAGAATTATCGCAAAAACTTAAGTACAAGCCAAATATGATGGCTCTAAGCTTAAAAAACAGCAAAAGTAACGTTGTTGGAGTCATTATACCCGAATTAGTCCACTACTTTTTTTCGTCAGTAATTGCGGGAATTCAGGAAGTGGCAGACAAGCATAAAATACGCGTAATCGTACAGCAGAGTAATGAAAGCTATATCAAGGAAGGGGAAGCGCTAGACGCTTTTGCTGATGGGTGGATTGACGGTTTGATAATTTCGATATCTAAAGAAACCTCCTCATACGAGCATTTAGACGAATTGGAGCTTGATGGGATACCAATTGTCTTTTTTGACAGACCAATTGAAAGAGAAAACGTGGACTGCGTCGTTTTTGACGATTTTAAAGGTGCCTACGACGCCGTTGAATACCTAATAAAGCAAGGTCGACAATCTATAGCCCATTTCGCGGGTCCTGCATCTACCCATGTGGGAAGAGAGCGACTAAAGGGCTACAAAAAGGCATTAGAAAATAATGGTATCGCCTTTAACGAAAACCTACTCCTACATGCTGACTCTTTTGAAAAAGGATTTTCGGGAGTAGAAACTTTGATTAGCCAAAACATCCCATTCGATGCCATCTTTACATGCAACGATTATACGGCAATTGGAGTACTAAAAGCGCTTAAAAAAGAAGGACTATCAGTTCCGAACCAAGTCGCCGTTGTTGGCTTCGGAGATGAGGATGTATCAAAGATGCTAGACCAACCGCTAACCACGGTTAGGCAACCAGGAAAGGAGATGGGACGAGTCGCAATGCAAACCTTACTCGATAAAATAGGCAAAAAATCGACCCAAGAGCGGGAGCATAAGCTTGAAGCGAATATCGTCGTACGAGAAACTGCGTAG
- the pgmB gene encoding beta-phosphoglucomutase: protein MKDVKACIFDLDGVIVDTAKYHYLAWRRLAEMLGFEFTEKDNERLKGVSRMRSLEILLEVGGKSASNEEMDTWARMKNEWYVEYITKMGKEEILPGVVSFLSQIREKGIKTALGSASKNADLILDRLELKSLFDVVVDGTKVSAAKPDPEVFITGAQMLGIAPENCVVFEDAEAGIEAAKAGNMFAVGIGNQEMLKEADVVVEGLSVLDYNKFVSLLNCK from the coding sequence ATGAAAGATGTTAAAGCCTGTATTTTCGACTTAGATGGTGTAATAGTCGATACCGCAAAGTATCACTATCTAGCGTGGAGAAGATTAGCCGAAATGCTTGGTTTTGAATTCACTGAAAAAGACAACGAACGTCTAAAAGGCGTGAGCCGCATGCGTTCGCTCGAAATCCTGCTTGAAGTGGGAGGTAAAAGTGCCTCTAACGAAGAGATGGATACGTGGGCTCGAATGAAGAATGAGTGGTATGTAGAGTATATCACCAAAATGGGAAAAGAAGAAATTCTTCCTGGGGTAGTTTCATTCCTATCTCAAATTAGGGAAAAAGGAATTAAGACTGCTCTTGGTTCTGCAAGCAAAAATGCTGACTTAATTTTAGATCGATTGGAGCTAAAATCTCTCTTCGATGTAGTTGTTGATGGCACAAAAGTTAGCGCAGCAAAGCCAGATCCGGAGGTTTTCATTACCGGAGCTCAAATGCTTGGAATTGCTCCAGAAAATTGCGTTGTATTTGAAGATGCAGAGGCAGGCATAGAAGCCGCAAAAGCAGGAAATATGTTTGCTGTTGGCATTGGAAATCAGGAAATGCTCAAAGAAGCAGATGTTGTAGTTGAAGGCCTATCAGTGCTAGATTACAATAAGTTCGTGAGTTTGTTGAATTGTAAATAA